In Treponema vincentii, a single window of DNA contains:
- the rpmF gene encoding 50S ribosomal protein L32, producing the protein MAVPRAKTSKARTRRRRGINMRLNAPHLVECANCGNLILSHHVCSKCGFYRGHQVVDPDTLN; encoded by the coding sequence ATGGCAGTGCCAAGAGCTAAAACATCAAAAGCACGCACACGCCGCCGCCGAGGAATCAATATGCGGTTAAATGCGCCTCATCTTGTGGAGTGTGCAAATTGTGGAAATTTAATTTTATCTCACCACGTATGTTCCAAATGCGGTTTCTATCGCGGACATCAAGTTGTTGATCCCGATACATTAAATTAA
- the acpP gene encoding acyl carrier protein yields MDELFAQIQKLIAEKLEIDADKITLDSSFRQDLGADSLDTYELVYAIEEEMGIKIPDGKVSEFETVRDAYDFIKSQSK; encoded by the coding sequence ATGGACGAATTGTTTGCTCAAATTCAAAAGCTGATTGCAGAAAAATTGGAAATCGATGCAGATAAAATTACACTCGATTCTTCTTTCCGACAAGATCTCGGCGCAGATAGCCTTGATACCTATGAACTGGTATATGCAATCGAAGAGGAGATGGGAATCAAGATACCCGACGGGAAAGTAAGTGAATTCGAAACCGTGAGGGATGCGTACGATTTTATTAAATCTCAGTCGAAATAA
- the rnc gene encoding ribonuclease III, whose product MFPFKHGLEKQRKQELLAFQKKAGCKFKNISLLDIAFHHRSFSNEHSDSPINNERLEFLGDSVLGMIVATELYLAHPDKPEGDLAKIKAAVVSEDSLFPIALNLNIDTYLMLGHGEEVSGGRKKKALLADAVEALIGALYLDSGFKVAQQFVLKIIEPQLQLVEQNKHRYRDYKSLLQEYVQKKYRIIPKYVLVETSGPDHDRVFQVKVVIKEREYNPALGKSKKEAEQAAAEVAWKALCL is encoded by the coding sequence TTGTTTCCTTTTAAACATGGTTTAGAAAAACAGCGGAAGCAAGAACTGCTTGCTTTTCAAAAAAAAGCAGGATGCAAATTTAAAAATATTAGTTTACTGGATATAGCCTTCCATCATCGCTCGTTCTCTAATGAACATAGCGATTCTCCTATTAATAATGAGCGGCTTGAATTTTTGGGCGATTCCGTACTTGGTATGATTGTTGCAACGGAGCTGTATCTTGCTCATCCCGATAAACCTGAAGGGGATCTTGCAAAAATTAAAGCTGCGGTCGTTTCCGAAGACTCTCTTTTTCCTATTGCACTGAATCTCAATATCGATACATATCTAATGCTGGGGCATGGTGAAGAAGTGTCGGGCGGAAGAAAAAAGAAAGCCCTGCTCGCCGATGCGGTGGAAGCTCTTATCGGTGCACTCTATTTAGATTCGGGCTTCAAGGTCGCTCAACAGTTTGTATTGAAAATTATTGAACCGCAGCTGCAGTTGGTGGAACAAAATAAACATCGATATAGAGATTATAAATCTTTGCTGCAAGAATACGTGCAAAAAAAATACCGCATTATCCCTAAATATGTGCTGGTAGAGACATCGGGGCCGGATCACGATAGGGTTTTTCAAGTAAAGGTTGTCATCAAAGAGAGGGAATATAATCCTGCTTTAGGAAAAAGTAAAAAAGAAGCGGAACAGGCGGCTGCAGAGGTTGCCTGGAAAGCCTTGTGCCTGTAA
- a CDS encoding methyl-accepting chemotaxis protein has protein sequence MSAAEDIALNIRSRITGASQVLFKNLKQEHQFEAFTDSIHSILDSIMSIQEQLQEVHSCTTALEDTAGKASSSVEQITDSVNRVANIVTDRISVTSQLTDAVAKGSLKVKDLFAVIDSLNQNIDAVKDIIGSINDVSAQTNLLAMNAAIESAHAGKAGLGFAVVAGEIRKLSEATALNAADASKTLKNMVEALEVARDTADETRTAMTLIGNSVNETTASFVEISSEMNMLAGTSTSVRDAVMLVPESAADLNNRADTAIEYINKIADQADKGKNMLFTLQTTANEVSDLMSSALFNMNNIIDSTVVVDAAVEKGIDLVNGKTVADEYAMPFARIVLKHLGWVTKVRALIDGRLDVNTIELGDHKKCDLGRWIEKEAPLYEGLMQHPEFKKLMVQHEQLHNETKAIVGQLKTSSRTELEASYSKLLDYSASVIESLSILRQFIESKNHTKK, from the coding sequence ATGTCCGCTGCAGAAGATATCGCGTTAAATATCAGAAGCAGGATAACCGGTGCGTCACAAGTACTTTTTAAAAACCTCAAACAAGAACATCAATTTGAAGCGTTCACCGATAGTATCCATTCAATCCTGGATTCCATTATGTCGATTCAGGAGCAGTTGCAAGAAGTGCATAGCTGTACTACTGCGCTGGAAGATACGGCTGGAAAAGCAAGTTCTTCGGTAGAGCAAATAACCGATTCGGTAAATCGCGTTGCAAACATCGTTACCGATAGAATTTCGGTTACTTCTCAGTTAACGGATGCCGTTGCGAAAGGCTCATTAAAGGTAAAAGACTTATTTGCGGTTATCGACAGCCTTAATCAAAACATTGATGCGGTTAAAGATATTATCGGATCGATAAATGATGTCAGCGCTCAGACGAACCTACTTGCGATGAACGCTGCCATAGAGTCGGCACATGCAGGGAAGGCTGGCCTCGGCTTTGCAGTTGTTGCCGGTGAAATTAGAAAGCTTTCTGAAGCGACGGCGCTCAATGCTGCCGATGCTTCTAAGACCCTCAAAAATATGGTCGAAGCACTTGAGGTCGCGCGGGATACCGCCGACGAAACGCGTACTGCGATGACACTTATCGGTAATTCGGTAAATGAGACGACTGCGTCTTTTGTAGAAATTTCTTCCGAAATGAATATGCTTGCGGGAACGAGCACATCGGTACGCGACGCTGTTATGCTGGTGCCGGAGTCTGCGGCAGACTTGAATAATCGTGCGGATACCGCTATTGAATATATCAATAAAATAGCTGATCAAGCGGATAAAGGGAAAAATATGTTGTTTACTTTGCAGACAACTGCGAATGAAGTAAGCGATTTAATGAGTAGTGCCCTGTTTAATATGAACAATATTATTGATAGTACCGTTGTGGTCGATGCTGCAGTAGAAAAAGGTATTGATCTGGTAAACGGAAAGACAGTAGCGGATGAGTATGCTATGCCATTTGCGCGCATTGTATTGAAACATCTCGGTTGGGTTACTAAGGTGCGTGCCTTGATCGATGGGCGGCTTGATGTAAACACAATAGAATTGGGTGATCATAAAAAATGTGATTTAGGGCGATGGATTGAAAAAGAAGCTCCGCTGTATGAAGGTTTAATGCAGCATCCCGAGTTTAAAAAGCTTATGGTACAGCATGAGCAGCTCCATAACGAGACGAAAGCCATTGTCGGCCAGCTTAAAACGTCATCGAGAACTGAATTGGAAGCTTCTTATTCAAAATTGTTGGATTATTCCGCATCGGTTATCGAAAGTTTGAGTATATTGCGTCAATTTATCGAAAGCAAAAACCATACGAAAAAATAA
- a CDS encoding Hsp33 family molecular chaperone HslO has translation MIYAPIEDTALQQHLDKLEKDELHIFTADDGLFRGGLFHGTRFVNRIRAQHRLGILETLVLGQAGLCAALMIQTMKGRETLQLRYETDGPATGFSVEADSRGFVRGYLLQNPIPIDAPLESWDLAPFFGNGTLSVTRFPEADHAAGREPQRSIVEIKYRNIAKDLAWYFQQSEQLYTAFNTSIRFDSIGRVVGAGGFFIQRMPAAGGTRRGRQSKTEEEIEDAVTNMERAFTACPPLGDWFAEGGNCEDIIFGLLREFNPQAVAARNITFDCPCSKEYYLEAMRKLPQAELENLKETADDPLEIVCRNCSSVYTIPLAEL, from the coding sequence ATGATATACGCACCTATTGAAGATACGGCGCTGCAACAGCACCTTGATAAACTTGAAAAAGATGAACTCCATATCTTTACTGCCGACGACGGCCTTTTCCGCGGAGGACTTTTCCACGGTACGCGGTTCGTAAACCGAATACGCGCACAGCACCGGCTTGGAATCCTCGAAACCCTTGTCCTCGGGCAGGCAGGCCTCTGTGCCGCACTGATGATTCAAACGATGAAAGGACGCGAAACGCTCCAACTGCGCTATGAAACGGACGGCCCCGCAACCGGTTTTTCCGTAGAGGCAGATTCACGGGGCTTTGTGCGCGGCTACCTTTTGCAAAACCCCATCCCGATTGATGCCCCGCTTGAAAGTTGGGATCTTGCTCCGTTCTTCGGTAACGGTACACTCTCCGTTACCCGTTTTCCGGAAGCGGATCATGCAGCGGGGCGGGAGCCGCAGCGAAGCATCGTCGAAATCAAGTATCGGAATATTGCAAAAGACCTTGCATGGTATTTTCAGCAATCGGAACAGCTCTATACCGCTTTTAATACAAGTATCAGGTTTGACAGTATCGGTAGAGTCGTCGGTGCCGGCGGCTTTTTTATCCAGCGGATGCCCGCAGCAGGGGGAACACGCCGAGGCAGGCAATCGAAAACGGAAGAAGAAATTGAAGATGCCGTCACCAATATGGAACGGGCTTTTACCGCCTGTCCCCCGCTCGGTGATTGGTTTGCTGAAGGCGGCAACTGCGAAGATATCATCTTCGGTCTACTGCGGGAGTTTAACCCTCAAGCGGTTGCAGCACGGAACATTACCTTTGATTGTCCATGCTCAAAGGAGTATTATCTGGAAGCGATGCGGAAATTGCCGCAAGCGGAACTGGAAAACTTAAAAGAGACCGCAGACGACCCGCTTGAGATTGTCTGCCGGAATTGCTCCAGTGTGTACACTATTCCGCTTGCCGAACTATAA